The following are from one region of the Channa argus isolate prfri chromosome 6, Channa argus male v1.0, whole genome shotgun sequence genome:
- the LOC137128701 gene encoding cytoplasmic dynein 2 heavy chain 1-like isoform X1, translated as MAYEQEQFEDWSRDILSALSDSKSQISLQANNRVMDLDHVDGRLKIQYSDRLISLLREVRQFSALGFPIPAKIQQASNTGDKFYRQAIVLKQVAHFYNTIDQQMIPSQRPMMLSHALAFEQVIKNPHSQSKESGGKVQITWDNPKELEVYIAKLQSVAEKLSTENRKLRKWHTDFTDKVVTLMNVDLLKHKQQWKDGLQDLRTGFATLEAQGFRSDDMRAWRQHWNHQLYKALEHQYQTGLEALNKNLPEIHVDLTFNVLEVVAYEARRLFRHRLVSSKDLHSFDNILSSIIRGDWGSDALDNMTVPSGDINNISAYTTSAVSSGPTLPVSPGPSLAISSASSKALPLTPYRGITSKAPAQLNSLIQVYNPSRLLRSANEQCLLAQNTPGKTLQRNDPTMVERATKLCTLSKLTRNIQKTAENITLVHLPMHLNIFYLKKKTSLLHFSDRPSV; from the exons ATGGCATATGAACAAGAACAGTTTGAGGACTGGTCAAGAGATATACTTTCTGCACTGTCTGACTCAAAGTCACAGATCAg TCTTCAAGCCAACAACCGTGTGATGGACCTGGACCATGTGGATGGCAGACTGAAGATTCAGTACTCAGACAGACTGATCAGTTTGCTTAGGGAGGTCAGGCAGTTCTCTGCTCTGGGCTTTCCCATTCCTGCCAAGATTCAACAGGCTTCTAATACTGGAGACAAATTCTACAGACAAGCCATTGTCCTAAAACAG GTGGCCCATTTTTACAACACCATTGATCAGCAGATGATTCCCTCTCAGAGACCTATGATGCTTAGCCATGCTCTGGCCTTTGAACAGGTTATTAAG AATCCTCATTCTCAGTCAAAGGAATCGGGAGGTAAAGTGCAGATCACCTGGGACAACCCCAAGGAGTTGGAAGTTTACATTGCCAAGCTGCAGTCTGTTGCTGAGAAACTCTCTACTGAAAACAGGAAGTTGCGCAAATGGCACACCGACTTCACTGACAAG GTGGTGACACTGATGAATGTGGACTTACTAAAACATAAGCAGCAGTGGAAGGATGGCCTTCAGGACCTACGTACTGGCTTTGCCACTCTGGAGGCTCAG GGCTTCCGGTCTGATGACATGCGAGCATGGCGTCAGCATTGGAACCATCAGCTGTACAAAGCTCTTGAACACCAATACCAGACGGGACTGGAAGCTCTGAACAAAAACCTGCCTGAAATACATGTGGACCTCACCTTCAA TGTGTTGGAGGTGGTAGCATACGAGGCCAGGAGGCTTTTCAGACACCGGCTAGTTTCCTCCAAAGACCTTCACAGTTTTGATAACATCCTCTCTTCTATCATTCGTGGAGACTGGGGCTCTGATGCTCTAGACAACATGACTG TCCCTAGTGgagacataaacaacatttctgcTTATACCACTTCTGCTGTGTCCAGTGGTCCCACACTTCCAGTCTCTCCTGGTCCATCCTTGGCCATCTCTAGTGCATCGAGCAAGGCTTTACCCCTTACACCTTACAG GGGGATCACCTCAAAAGCTCCTGCTCAACtaaactccctcattcaggtctacaatccttcacGTCttctgcggtctgccaacgaacaatGTCTGCTGGCACAGAACACACCaggcaaaactcttcagcgcaatgatcccacgatggtggaacgagctaccaaactctgcactctcagcaaactcactcgcaatattcaaaaaactgctgaaaacataaCTCTTgtgcaccttcctatgcacttgaATATattctatctaaaaaaaaaaacttccttgctgcacttttctgataggccttcagtttga
- the LOC137128701 gene encoding cytoplasmic dynein 2 heavy chain 1-like isoform X2, with the protein MAYEQEQFEDWSRDILSALSDSKSQISLQANNRVMDLDHVDGRLKIQYSDRLISLLREVRQFSALGFPIPAKIQQASNTGDKFYRQAIVLKQVAHFYNTIDQQMIPSQRPMMLSHALAFEQVIKNPHSQSKESGGKVQITWDNPKELEVYIAKLQSVAEKLSTENRKLRKWHTDFTDKVVTLMNVDLLKHKQQWKDGLQDLRTGFATLEAQGFRSDDMRAWRQHWNHQLYKALEHQYQTGLEALNKNLPEIHVDLTFKQGRLQFCPPFEEIRACYFRERFISIPNQFRRVSVQGEEPIFSIMIDRNASGFLTIFSKAEDLFSCLQTTQHKFKSGEGRLYHSQL; encoded by the exons ATGGCATATGAACAAGAACAGTTTGAGGACTGGTCAAGAGATATACTTTCTGCACTGTCTGACTCAAAGTCACAGATCAg TCTTCAAGCCAACAACCGTGTGATGGACCTGGACCATGTGGATGGCAGACTGAAGATTCAGTACTCAGACAGACTGATCAGTTTGCTTAGGGAGGTCAGGCAGTTCTCTGCTCTGGGCTTTCCCATTCCTGCCAAGATTCAACAGGCTTCTAATACTGGAGACAAATTCTACAGACAAGCCATTGTCCTAAAACAG GTGGCCCATTTTTACAACACCATTGATCAGCAGATGATTCCCTCTCAGAGACCTATGATGCTTAGCCATGCTCTGGCCTTTGAACAGGTTATTAAG AATCCTCATTCTCAGTCAAAGGAATCGGGAGGTAAAGTGCAGATCACCTGGGACAACCCCAAGGAGTTGGAAGTTTACATTGCCAAGCTGCAGTCTGTTGCTGAGAAACTCTCTACTGAAAACAGGAAGTTGCGCAAATGGCACACCGACTTCACTGACAAG GTGGTGACACTGATGAATGTGGACTTACTAAAACATAAGCAGCAGTGGAAGGATGGCCTTCAGGACCTACGTACTGGCTTTGCCACTCTGGAGGCTCAG GGCTTCCGGTCTGATGACATGCGAGCATGGCGTCAGCATTGGAACCATCAGCTGTACAAAGCTCTTGAACACCAATACCAGACGGGACTGGAAGCTCTGAACAAAAACCTGCCTGAAATACATGTGGACCTCACCTTCAA GCAAGGCCGTTTGCAGTTCTGTCCCCCGTTTGAGGAAATACGAGCATGCTATTTCAGGGAGCGATTCATCTCAATCCCAAACCAATTCAGAAGGGTCAGTGTCCAGGGGGAGGAGCCTATCTTTAGCATCATGATTGATAGAAATGCTTCTGGGTTCCTCACCATCTTTAGCAAAGCCGAAGATCTTTTTAGCTGCCTGCAAACTACACAACACAAGTTTAAG TCAGGAGAAGGTAGACTGTATCACAGTCAACTGTGA
- the LOC137129401 gene encoding uncharacterized protein, whose amino-acid sequence MVPSCKYFRNPMSWLLALVLTMTWAFSFTEGVAITRVRGELGGNVTIRCPGDNRAEIKLFYFQKGTEFVNGFYRSKNITKPWENTRVEKYETVVHMYRLNFSHGGDYECHIQEVDKNLSTFPVQLYITANYSKPTVTSACPDEFGCTVTCTSHGGYPSTRMMWDVPVSGNTSSEMWKVVNSSEERSPGTMVFTSSSTAYFNCSKGEIKIIGCSVAGIPSDRFSVCTQQKPPSNPYVIAATALCAIIVLIIVIMVLRWHCRRKTRETEAASWNLNVYREEVIVLNSGVTKEAS is encoded by the exons ATG GTACCCAGTTGCAAGTATTTTCG AAACCCAATGTCCTGGCTGCTGGCTCTGGTTTTGACTATGACATGGGCCTTTTCTTTCACAG AGGGTGTTGCTATAACCCGGGTCCGAGGGGAGCTTGGTGGAAATGTGACAATTCGCTGCCCCGGTGATAATCGCGCGGAAATTAAGCTTTTCTATTTCCAAAAAGGCACTGAATTTGTGAATGGTTTCTATCGATCAAAAAACATAACCAAACCATGGGAGAATACAAGAGTGGAGAAATATGAGACAGTTGTGCACATGTATAGACTGAACTTCTCTCATGGTGGGGACTACGAGTGCCATATCCAGGAAGTGGATAAAAATCTTTCTACATTTCCTGTACAACTATATATCACAG CCAACTACAGTAAACCTACAGTTACATCAGCCTGTCCTGATGAATTTGGTTGCACAGTGACATGTACCTCACACGGTGGATACCCATCTACCAGGATGATGTGGGATGTACCCGTGAGTGGGAATACAAGCAGTGAGATGTGGAAAGTTGTGAACAGCAGTGAAGAGCGCAGTCCAGGCACCATGGTGTTCACCAGCTCCAGCACAGCATACTTCAACTGCTCCAAAGGAGAAATTAAGATCATTGGATGCTCTGTGGCTGGCATTCCCTCAGATAGGTTCTCAGTCT GTACACAACAGAAGCCGCCTTCCAATCCTTATGTGATAGCAGCTACAGCTCTCTGTGCaataatagttttaattattgttataatGGTACTGCGATGGCACTGTAGACGCAAGACAAGAGAGACAG aagcagcatcatggaatttaaatgtatatagaGA gGAGGTTATAGTCCTTAATAGCGGTGTGACAAAAGAGGCATCCTGA